The nucleotide sequence CGCGCGCCCTGGCATGCTTGTGCTTGCGCACCTGTTGGGATGCGCAGGTGGGACAGTCCTGCGGTTGAAATAAGAACGTGTCGCGGCAGCGGGGGCAAGTGTAGGCCACAAGCGAATTGAGTCGGGGTCTATTCGAGCAGCGAGGCGAGCGGATCGGGGATGGTATCGCTAGGGGCGACAAACTCGCCCATTTCGACAAATTCTAGCCGCAACTTCAGCCAGCGGATCGCCTTTGGATCGGAGGACACAATCGCGATCGCCGGAGCGTCAATCCTCGCCCGCACCCCATCGAATTCCGGTGCAGACAGAAACGCGGGCCGCTCCACATAGAAAAAATCAATCGGCTTGCCGCGCTCCGCGTAATTGCGCTTGCGCTCCTCCAACACCTCGTCCAACGGTTCGGACTCGATAAACGCTTTGCTGGCGGCAATAAAATAATAGGTCTCAGTCATCAGCCTGCTTGCAATACCTGCAGTATCTTACCGAGGGATGCGATTGGGCGAAACCACTCCCCGCAAAACGTTACCCGTCAAAAATCCCCCCCAAACCTACAGATCGTTCTCGCGATCGAACCGATCCATCTCCGGGCTGGCGCAGCCGTAGATATCTCCAATGTGTTCCCGACAGCAGGCCGCCGCATATTGGGGGAGCTCGTCAGCCGAGACGCCAAACATCACGCCAAAGGTTTGAGGGGTTACGCGGCAAAAGGAGGGACGACTCTTGTAGATGCTGCACTGGCGCTGCTGGCGATCGTAGTGAATGCACCAACCATCCTCCCCCACCATGCCCAGATACTGTTGCAGTTCTGTGGCCGAGAGATAGCTGTCTAACTCATCCCGCTCGTCGGGTTCGAGATAGCAACAGGCACCGCAATGGCTGACGCAGTGCCATCCTCCCCGTTGGGATTCGACCGGTCGATCGGAGAGAGAAAAGCGATCGCCTGCATTCAGATCGGTCAAGTTCTAGTCCTCGCGGATGTATGTAACACTCGAATCCTCAGTACCCACTTTAGACCCACATACCCACTCTAACTGTAGCGATCGGTCTGTCGCGAACGGTGGGACATGGATCGCACTCTTCTCCATCACTGGCAAGCACTTGACTGGGCGAGACACTCCGTCAGCTGTTGTACGTAATACCGTACGATAGGAGAGGCAGAGTTTACGATACCGGTATGCCAGACTCCAATATCATTCCTATCACTGAGGCTCGACAAACACTGTTTGGGCTTGTTGACCGCGTCAACGACTCTCACGAACCCGTTTTTATTACTGGCAAGCGGGGAAGTGCCGTCCTGGTTAGCGAGGAAGACTGGCGATCGATCCAGGAAACGCTTTACCTGAAATCGATATCTGGTGTTTGGGATTCGATTGAGGCAGGGATGAAGCAGCCCATTGAAGACTGCGCGGACGACCTCCCCTGGTAGAGAGATAGATGTCTTGGAGGTTGAAATATAGCAAGCAAGCGCAGAAAGATTCGCTGAGGCTTGCCTCGGCTGGGCTGAAGGGCAAAGCAGAGAAACTGTTAGCGATTTTGGCTGACAATCCCTACCAATCGCCACCCAGCGTTGAGAAGCTCAAAGGCACCTCAAGCCCGGTTTACTCTCGCAGAATTAATATCCAACATCGTCTGGTTTATCAAGTCTTCGAGGAGGAACGCCTTGTCAAAGTCTTGCGGATGTGGACGCATTACGGCGATTAACTTTGTTGTATTCGAGTCAGGGGTCCAGTCCGCATTCGAACTCCCGTTACCCAGAAAGCAGGCTGGGTCAGTGCAGTGTATCTGCTAGCGCTCAGATTCAGTGAAATCGCTGTTGTAGACTCGCGATCGCCCCCGGTCCGAGCTGTCAGAATCTTGATATGATGGCCGTCTAGGATGGTGTTTGAGCTCGAACAGCGCGAGCGGTCAACGGTGGAGGGTGATGATGGCGGAAAGGTCGGTGGCTGATTCAGCTGCCTATCATTTTATTGGTATTGGCGGGATTGGTATGTCCGCTCTCGCCTATATCCTTGCGGGGCAGGGCTATCGGGTATCGGGATCCGACTTATCTAACAATAGTTGTACCCAGCGCCTC is from Synechococcus sp. PCC 7336 and encodes:
- a CDS encoding MgPME-cyclase complex family protein — its product is MTETYYFIAASKAFIESEPLDEVLEERKRNYAERGKPIDFFYVERPAFLSAPEFDGVRARIDAPAIAIVSSDPKAIRWLKLRLEFVEMGEFVAPSDTIPDPLASLLE
- a CDS encoding YkgJ family cysteine cluster protein, translated to MTDLNAGDRFSLSDRPVESQRGGWHCVSHCGACCYLEPDERDELDSYLSATELQQYLGMVGEDGWCIHYDRQQRQCSIYKSRPSFCRVTPQTFGVMFGVSADELPQYAAACCREHIGDIYGCASPEMDRFDRENDL
- a CDS encoding type II toxin-antitoxin system Phd/YefM family antitoxin, with protein sequence MPDSNIIPITEARQTLFGLVDRVNDSHEPVFITGKRGSAVLVSEEDWRSIQETLYLKSISGVWDSIEAGMKQPIEDCADDLPW
- a CDS encoding Txe/YoeB family addiction module toxin, producing MSWRLKYSKQAQKDSLRLASAGLKGKAEKLLAILADNPYQSPPSVEKLKGTSSPVYSRRINIQHRLVYQVFEEERLVKVLRMWTHYGD